GAAGATCGGTGCCGCAGTGGTGGCGGTCAGGCGTGGTGGCGGAACCCATGTCTTCGACACAATCAACCACATGTTCCTGTTGTCTTCCATGGTCGTTCCCGGCTCTACCTACTGGAACCTCGGGGTCGGGCGCGACAGGGGGCAGGTGCTGGAAGACGCGGAGGGAATGCGGAACATGGAGCACCTGGGCAAGACCATCTGCTGGCTGGGCCAGGCCATCGCCTCGGCCCCGGCTCCATTCCCCGCGCCCCAGTACAGGCTGGATTTGGAGTCCGAGCCCCCCGTAGCCTCTTGAACAGGAGAATCAGGCAAGAATACGCTCGGATCATGTCTATCCTCAGCGCCTGCCGTGGTTAGCTTTCACACGTGCGCTGCTTCAACGCGCTGTCCGCCGAAAGGCCCGAACAAGGAGCAAGCAGATGGAAAAGAGAATACTGGGAACGAACGGTCTGGAGGTCTCGGCTATCGGCCTTGGCTGCATGGGCATGAGCCACGGCTATGGCCCGGCGGCTGACAGGCGCGAGATGATCGCGCTTATCCGCCGGGCCGTGGAGAAGGGTGTGACCTTCTTCGACACTGCGGAGGTATACGGGGATAACGAAAGCCTTGTGGGCGAGGCGCTGGCGTCCTTCAAGGGCAAGGTGGTCATCGCCAGCAAGTTCGGCGTGTACAACGTGGATGGCAAGCAGACCCTGGACAGCAAGCCCGAGCGTATCCGGCAATCTGTGGAGGGCTCGCTGAAACGCCTGGGGGTGGAGGCCATCGACCTCTACTACCAACACCGCGTGGATCCTGCCGTGCCCATTGAGGAAGTGGCCGACGTGGTGGGCGAATTGATGCGTCAGGGCAAGGTGAAGCACTGGGGCCTTTCCGAGGCCGGGGTGCAGACCATCCGTCGGGCACATGCCGTACTGCCGCTCACCGCCATTCAGAGCGAATACTCCATGATGTGGCGCCAGCCAGAGGCGACGTTACTGCCCGCTCTGGAGGAACTCGGCATCGGCTTCGTGCCCTTCAGTCCGCTGGGCAAGGGCTTTCTCGCGGGGCGCTTCGACAAGACCGCGACCTTTGGCGGCGACGACTTCCGCAGCATCGTGCCCCGATTTTCTCCCGAGAACCTCGACGCCAACCAGGCGCTTGTCGCACTGGTGAAGTCCGTGGCGGCGGCCAAGCAGGCCACCCCAGCGCAGGTCGCATTGGCCTGGGTGTTGGCTCAGAAGCCCTGGATCGTGCCCATCCCCGGCACCACCAAGATGGCCCGCGTGGAGGAGAACCAGGGAGGCGCGGACATCGTGCTGACCGAGAGCGATCTGCGTGAACTGAAC
This DNA window, taken from Nitratidesulfovibrio sp., encodes the following:
- a CDS encoding aldo/keto reductase encodes the protein MEKRILGTNGLEVSAIGLGCMGMSHGYGPAADRREMIALIRRAVEKGVTFFDTAEVYGDNESLVGEALASFKGKVVIASKFGVYNVDGKQTLDSKPERIRQSVEGSLKRLGVEAIDLYYQHRVDPAVPIEEVADVVGELMRQGKVKHWGLSEAGVQTIRRAHAVLPLTAIQSEYSMMWRQPEATLLPALEELGIGFVPFSPLGKGFLAGRFDKTATFGGDDFRSIVPRFSPENLDANQALVALVKSVAAAKQATPAQVALAWVLAQKPWIVPIPGTTKMARVEENQGGADIVLTESDLRELNAALARIEIAGDRYPADSDFAKRTGN